GCTGAGAGGGTTTAGGATCTGCAGCTCCCACAACAAAGGATTGCTTTAAAATATCCTCAAATCATGTACAAGGTGTTAACAAGTCCTCgtttttctctgcctctgcagtgctaaaatggaaatgaaataaataatgcacATCTGAACTGGCCAAAGTTTCAAGTTTTATAATAATCTCTTTGTCCATTCCCATCCTTCCTGCTCGTTTGGTGCCATTTAATAACTGTGTCAGCATGGAAAAGTCCAAGTTACATCTCCTGTTTCACAAGGCACCCCATGCACTtctaaacaaagcaaataaatgccTGAAACAGAGCAGAATTCCCCATGCTGTGCTCCTGGAGGTTCTGTTTATTCTGAGGAATCACACCTCACCTTCCTCAACACTGACAAGCAGCAGGATTAAGGCAAAAACTTCTTCTGAAGGAAGTGATCAGGTTACCAAGGGTTTCCTCTTCTACACAGCACAGATCAAGGccacaaaacaaataaaatcatcaaggcactgctgctcccaagTGACAATTCCCACttgggcagggagggaacagcACACAAACAAAGGGAGCAATAATTTCaattcttccctgggaaaaaatcccaatgGATGACCCCCAAACCTtactcttttccctttcatacAGGGAAGCAACTGTTTAAAACTCTCCTTTTCCTAAAGATTTTTGATAACACTTTTAACACAAATAAATTGGTGATGTTCCACCTCAAACTCCTGGGGCAGTTCTGGTGTTCCCAGGTCCAGGAAAGACCCTGAGGGGAAAGGGAACCTGGGGAAGGGTctgaggcagctgagggagctgagaaagggctggagaattcctgagNNNNNNNNNNNNNNNNNNNNNNNNNNNNNNNNNNNNNNNNNNNNNNNNNNNNNNNNNNNNNNNNNNNNNNNNNNNNNNNNNNNNNNNNNNNNNNNNNNNNNNNNNNNNNNNNNNNNNNNNNNNNNNNNNNNNNNNNNNNNNNNNNNNNNNNNNNNNNNNNNNNNNNNNNNNNNNNNNNNNNNNNNNNNNNNNNNNNNNNNNNNNNNNNNNNNNNNNNNNNNNNNNNNNNNNNNNNNNNNNNNNNNNNNNNNNNNNNNNNNNNNNNNNNNNNNNNNNNNNNNNNNNNNNNNNNNNNNNNNNNNNNNNNNNNNNNNNNNNNNNNNNNNNNNNNNNNNNNNNNNNNNNNNNNNNNNNNNNNNNNNNNNcctcaggctgggccaggggaggttcaaCTGGAAattgggaaaattccttccccaaaaaGCCCCTCCaggcctggcccagctgcccaggacagggctggattGTTGGAGGGATTTAAATCCCTGtgcatgtggcacttggggacacggtCAGggctggccttggcagtgctgggggagctgctgggtttgatgatctcaaagatcttttccaactgGGCTGGAAAAGCGTTCAACAGCACATTTTGGTACCATGCACAtccaaaagaaacacaaataaataaaaccttggATCAGAACCATGGGATTTAGCTGTTAAACATTTGGAGTGAAGCTCCCAGACAGATGATGAAGATTCCCTTCTGCTGACCTCACCATCCACCTTTCTTCCTTGGATTTGCCATCCCTGGAGTGGTGGCAccttgcacagctctgctgttttggGACACTGCTTGTGGAGCATGGCAACCACAAAATTTGCTCAATCCTTTCTCTGAGAGCCCCAAAAGCCCCCAGCCTCAAACATGAATGTAAAACAACAAACAGGGTCTGATCTTTGTTTGAAACAAAGCACCAGAGGAATTCCTGTCTCAGCAGCATCACGGTGAGCGCAGGCATTCCCTGATATCTGACTTTTTGAGACACTTACGTTCCACGGGAATCCCATCCACGTGGCTTTTGCTTTTGGGTTCCTGGCTCCCAGGCTTTgcatcatcctcatcatccaGCAGTGGCACATAGTCTGTCTTATCCACCGTCTCTCCAACCACATCATCGAATTTCTCGGCCTCCAGCGTGGCGATGAAATCCCGTTTGACCTCGTCCTCGACGTCGTGCGGCGGCTCCGTCAGCGCGTCCGCCAGGCTCAGGTTGTGCTCCAGGTCAGCCATGCCTGAGCACCAGGGAGACAAGGACACATTTCAGCAGAGAtctctccattttcttctgtgaaaaatgagctttgtgtattttttatagaatttagGAGTTTAATgaaaagacaattaggagataaaaataaagtaaaatatacagatacagctgggtgtctctgcattcacctcactgacaaaggattgtcccttaaaaacagaacccatAAATTCATATAATTcatatgtaaaaatacatattcagacattctaTTTAGGatttttggtgttcttctgtttagtttttccttgcccccttcccaatagatcaatcctCTTGGTGTCACTGGGTTTTTTGTCCTTTGACAACAGGAGCtataaatttttcctttggagggCTTGGAGGATTGCTGGTCTTCATCTGCACAAGATAATCTTAGGATGCAGGGGGGTCTCtgactattttcttttttagtctCTGGGCtatataaacaaaaagcagtTTAATATCATGTTACagcctaacatatatgtattatatcaCTATTTCCAAGTTTcagcaataacagaaataaaggaatctatattaatacaacaaaattttttaatattatacatattcatgataatatttgtgaaaagccaataatatgaTATACATTTATAACACTTCACTTTGGGGCTGAGCCTTTACACCACGGGAAACCTTGGGGTGCTCAGTAATTCCCAGATGTttctaaacagaaataaaccGGGATCAGCTAAAGCGGGTTTAGCTGAATGTTCCATCTCAAGGGGTCTTTTAGCAGAACTTtgagcatttttaaataaaaaaatgtgaaaagtaaAAGCCCAGTACCTGGCCAGGATGGCCATGGTGTGCCCCAGATCTGGAGTTAATTACACCCCTCAGATAAATGACGCAAGAGAATTTAGTGCTGGGCTTGACTCCACCCAGGCTCCCCTATGGAGATTAGGATTTTACATAATCTCTGATGTATACTTCAGTGCTGCTCCTGATCCCTCCCAGAGGGTCCTGCAGCGTGCTCATGTCCTCAGCAAACCTTGCTAATCCCAGCAAaccccctccagccctgggatttgggagggaAAGTGACGTTTTAATAAtgtttacatgaaaaaaaatacagcaaagtgCACACGTAGGTATGAATTGGAAACAGAGGAGTAATCACCAGTTATCCCTCCCTGATTTGCATCTCTGGGCTCAATTTAATTCCTGGcaccaaactgaaaaaaatgcaccTGAACTGACTCATCTCCAACCTTCAGGCCATCACCAATTCTTCACTTTTTCACCTCAAAAACTTTGGAAGTTATTCTTGAGAACAGGAGCCAATAAAACCCTGGAGATCCTGGAAgaggctctgaggtctccctggattttccctgctgcaggtgaacattcccagctctcccagcctggctcccaaggaaaaccaggagctgctgacacagagcagggacacaagGGACACTTGTGTGTGACCCAGAACACAGATCCTCTTGttcccaaaaaaacaaaggctCCTACTCCTTGAACTCCAGGAAATTGTGTGTCAGCACTGCAGGGTCACCACATACCTACAGCCTCACATTCCTCAGGAACAATGGTGTCCCACTGCTTGTGCTGTTTCTGTCCTTCCAGACAACTCTGTTATGGAAACTAATTCACTTCAAGCTCTTCTCTTTTGATTCTTTGAACAATAAAAGGTCAGGCTTGCAGGCAAACCACACTTCAGGCAGCAACTGCAGTTCTTGGTGCTTTGGATAAAAACCCTGAATGGCAGCTTGGAAATCCAGAGGTGAAAAGTTTGGAGCTCTTCACCCCCAGTGCAGGGTCACAATTGAATGAATTATGgtcagtaaaaaaacaaaacccattttgtatttaaatgaaagtCTTATCAATGAGGTTTCTGATTCTTTTAAGACAAACCATCATCCAGATGTGCACACAACCGGCTGCATCACCCTGCAGGGAGCACCAGCCAGGGAAAGCATTTCCAAAAGTTCAACCCCTGCACTGAGCAGTCTCCTTCAAGGAACAAATGGGGCTCAGAAAGAGCCAATTTTTCAGGCACATCCTCCATCAACTCCCAAGTGAACTGATGGCTTTGGGTCAGCGAGTCTCAATGTGCAGTGATGAACACTTAATCATCTTCTTCTGAAAATGTCATTTagcatcagaaagaaaaacaatatttagcTTCCCAACAAGCTGCATCATGAGCACAGAGTgactgaggctggaaaaatccTCTGAGTCCATCCAGTCCAGCCAtccctgagcactgctgagacCACCCCTGaccgtgtccccaagtgccacatcctcAGGGATTTTAAATTCCTTCACAATGGGGACTGaaccctgccctgggcagctgggccaggcctggagaggcTTTTTGGGGAAGGAATATTCCCAATTTccacctgaacctcccctgggccagctggagctgcttcctgtccctgttccctgggagcagattCTGACATGGAGTGGCTGAACTCCATGGAATAGCTgccataaaatataaaatataaaataatataaaatataatatataaaataatataaaatataaaataatctaaaatctaaaatctaaaatctaaaatctaaaataaatggcatttgGGGTCTTTGTGGCACTGCCAGTGCTGCTATTTCAGGCCTCCACAGGAATTAGGACACTGGAGTGATCTActttcaggggaaaaataataatgaggCTATGCAGCCTTATCAGCAGGATATTTCCTTGTCCATATTTAGCTAAATAGGGAATGTAGAAACAATGtgcaaaaataaaccagtgtAACtaagaaaaggcattttaaatacagcacTGGTGCCTCAGAATGCAGGAGCACCAGGCACAA
The sequence above is drawn from the Parus major isolate Abel chromosome 2, Parus_major1.1, whole genome shotgun sequence genome and encodes:
- the LOC107200261 gene encoding microtubule-associated protein 4-like, whose product is MADLEHNLSLADALTEPPHDVEDEVKRDFIATLEAEKFDDVVGETVDKTDYVPLLDDEDDAKPGSQEPKSKSHVDGIPVEHSSASGPMVVENGDHGLQGHGTEA